From the Silurus meridionalis isolate SWU-2019-XX chromosome 5, ASM1480568v1, whole genome shotgun sequence genome, one window contains:
- the pabir2 gene encoding protein FAM122B isoform X4, which produces MVPSSPVRIPSTRLERIKQEEGVDVMNRETAHEREVQAAMQMSQSWEESLSLSDNDFEKSSSSSPKRIDFVPVSPAPSPTRGIGKKQCFSPSLQILVSSNGLTPSPIPSPTRRFSRRSQSPINCIRPSILGPIKRKVSGEMEAESQPKRLFQGTTTMLSTETAHLPELNSCLSADLLDGSLSSVGSSSGSPSKMEGVSPSSSNSPFTPLQDLSPK; this is translated from the exons ATG GTTCCATCTTCTCCAGTTCGCATCCCTAGCACCAGGCTTGAAAGAATCAAACAG GAGGAGGGGGTAGATGTGATGAACCGGGAAACAGCTCATGAACG GGAGGTGCAGGCTGCAATGCAAATGAGCCAGTCATGGGAGGAAAGTCTTAGTCTG AGTGACAACGACTTTGAGAAGTCTTCATCATCGTCGCCGAAGCGTATTGATTTTGTGCCCGTGTCTCCGGCTCCATCTCCCACCAGAGGAATTGGGAAGAAG CAGTGCTTCTCTCCATCTCTGCAAATATTGGTGAGCAGTAATGGTCTAACTCCTAGCCCCATTCCCAGCCCAACACGCCGCTTCAG CAGAAGGAGTCAGAGCCCCATCAACTGCATCAGACCCAGCATTTTGGGGCCCATCAAACGAAAAG TTTCAGGAGAGATGGAGGCAGAAAGCCAGCCAAAGAGACTTTTCCAGGGTACCACCACCATGTtgtccacagagacggcccacCTGCCTGAACTCAACTCATG TTTATCTGCTGACCTGCTTGATGGAAGCCTCAGTAGTGTCGGCTCTTCTTCGGGTTCTCCATCTAAGATGGAAGGAGTTTCACCCTCCTCAAGCAACTCCCCCTTCACCCCGCTTCAGGACCTTTCACCCAAGTGA
- the pabir2 gene encoding protein FAM122B isoform X3 translates to MHSHYLFAQTDARAGQSDNSQVFQRDIQRSRRNSTTLVNRPNMVPSSPVRIPSTRLERIKQEEGVDVMNRETAHEREVQAAMQMSQSWEESLSLSDNDFEKSSSSSPKRIDFVPVSPAPSPTRGIGKKQCFSPSLQILVSSNGLTPSPIPSPTRRFSRRSQSPINCIRPSILGPIKRKVSGEMEAESQPKRLFQGTTTMLSTETAHLPELNSCLSADLLDGSLSSVGSSSGSPSKMEGVSPSSSNSPFTPLQDLSPK, encoded by the exons ATGCACTCGCATTATCTGTTCGCTCAGACTGATGCTCGGGCAGGACAGAG TGACAACTCTCAGGTTTTCCAGAGAGATATCCAACGAAGCAGACGAAACAGCACAACTCTTGTTAACCGGCCGAACATG GTTCCATCTTCTCCAGTTCGCATCCCTAGCACCAGGCTTGAAAGAATCAAACAG GAGGAGGGGGTAGATGTGATGAACCGGGAAACAGCTCATGAACG GGAGGTGCAGGCTGCAATGCAAATGAGCCAGTCATGGGAGGAAAGTCTTAGTCTG AGTGACAACGACTTTGAGAAGTCTTCATCATCGTCGCCGAAGCGTATTGATTTTGTGCCCGTGTCTCCGGCTCCATCTCCCACCAGAGGAATTGGGAAGAAG CAGTGCTTCTCTCCATCTCTGCAAATATTGGTGAGCAGTAATGGTCTAACTCCTAGCCCCATTCCCAGCCCAACACGCCGCTTCAG CAGAAGGAGTCAGAGCCCCATCAACTGCATCAGACCCAGCATTTTGGGGCCCATCAAACGAAAAG TTTCAGGAGAGATGGAGGCAGAAAGCCAGCCAAAGAGACTTTTCCAGGGTACCACCACCATGTtgtccacagagacggcccacCTGCCTGAACTCAACTCATG TTTATCTGCTGACCTGCTTGATGGAAGCCTCAGTAGTGTCGGCTCTTCTTCGGGTTCTCCATCTAAGATGGAAGGAGTTTCACCCTCCTCAAGCAACTCCCCCTTCACCCCGCTTCAGGACCTTTCACCCAAGTGA
- the pabir2 gene encoding protein FAM122B isoform X2 — translation MNNQGMMAQEKMELDLDMPSALLQGDGHLRRSNSEPMINGLSDNSQVFQRDIQRSRRNSTTLVNRPNMVPSSPVRIPSTRLERIKQEEGVDVMNRETAHEREVQAAMQMSQSWEESLSLSDNDFEKSSSSSPKRIDFVPVSPAPSPTRGIGKKQCFSPSLQILVSSNGLTPSPIPSPTRRFRRSQSPINCIRPSILGPIKRKVSGEMEAESQPKRLFQGTTTMLSTETAHLPELNSCLSADLLDGSLSSVGSSSGSPSKMEGVSPSSSNSPFTPLQDLSPK, via the exons ATGAACAACCAAGGCATGATGGCGCAGGAGAAGATGGAGTTGGACTTGGACATGCCGTCGGCTCTGCTGCAGGGAGACGGACACTTGCGGCGATCCAACAGCGAGCCCATGATAAACGGCTTAAG TGACAACTCTCAGGTTTTCCAGAGAGATATCCAACGAAGCAGACGAAACAGCACAACTCTTGTTAACCGGCCGAACATG GTTCCATCTTCTCCAGTTCGCATCCCTAGCACCAGGCTTGAAAGAATCAAACAG GAGGAGGGGGTAGATGTGATGAACCGGGAAACAGCTCATGAACG GGAGGTGCAGGCTGCAATGCAAATGAGCCAGTCATGGGAGGAAAGTCTTAGTCTG AGTGACAACGACTTTGAGAAGTCTTCATCATCGTCGCCGAAGCGTATTGATTTTGTGCCCGTGTCTCCGGCTCCATCTCCCACCAGAGGAATTGGGAAGAAG CAGTGCTTCTCTCCATCTCTGCAAATATTGGTGAGCAGTAATGGTCTAACTCCTAGCCCCATTCCCAGCCCAACACGCCGCTTCAG AAGGAGTCAGAGCCCCATCAACTGCATCAGACCCAGCATTTTGGGGCCCATCAAACGAAAAG TTTCAGGAGAGATGGAGGCAGAAAGCCAGCCAAAGAGACTTTTCCAGGGTACCACCACCATGTtgtccacagagacggcccacCTGCCTGAACTCAACTCATG TTTATCTGCTGACCTGCTTGATGGAAGCCTCAGTAGTGTCGGCTCTTCTTCGGGTTCTCCATCTAAGATGGAAGGAGTTTCACCCTCCTCAAGCAACTCCCCCTTCACCCCGCTTCAGGACCTTTCACCCAAGTGA
- the pabir2 gene encoding protein FAM122B isoform X1, with protein MNNQGMMAQEKMELDLDMPSALLQGDGHLRRSNSEPMINGLSDNSQVFQRDIQRSRRNSTTLVNRPNMVPSSPVRIPSTRLERIKQEEGVDVMNRETAHEREVQAAMQMSQSWEESLSLSDNDFEKSSSSSPKRIDFVPVSPAPSPTRGIGKKQCFSPSLQILVSSNGLTPSPIPSPTRRFSRRSQSPINCIRPSILGPIKRKVSGEMEAESQPKRLFQGTTTMLSTETAHLPELNSCLSADLLDGSLSSVGSSSGSPSKMEGVSPSSSNSPFTPLQDLSPK; from the exons ATGAACAACCAAGGCATGATGGCGCAGGAGAAGATGGAGTTGGACTTGGACATGCCGTCGGCTCTGCTGCAGGGAGACGGACACTTGCGGCGATCCAACAGCGAGCCCATGATAAACGGCTTAAG TGACAACTCTCAGGTTTTCCAGAGAGATATCCAACGAAGCAGACGAAACAGCACAACTCTTGTTAACCGGCCGAACATG GTTCCATCTTCTCCAGTTCGCATCCCTAGCACCAGGCTTGAAAGAATCAAACAG GAGGAGGGGGTAGATGTGATGAACCGGGAAACAGCTCATGAACG GGAGGTGCAGGCTGCAATGCAAATGAGCCAGTCATGGGAGGAAAGTCTTAGTCTG AGTGACAACGACTTTGAGAAGTCTTCATCATCGTCGCCGAAGCGTATTGATTTTGTGCCCGTGTCTCCGGCTCCATCTCCCACCAGAGGAATTGGGAAGAAG CAGTGCTTCTCTCCATCTCTGCAAATATTGGTGAGCAGTAATGGTCTAACTCCTAGCCCCATTCCCAGCCCAACACGCCGCTTCAG CAGAAGGAGTCAGAGCCCCATCAACTGCATCAGACCCAGCATTTTGGGGCCCATCAAACGAAAAG TTTCAGGAGAGATGGAGGCAGAAAGCCAGCCAAAGAGACTTTTCCAGGGTACCACCACCATGTtgtccacagagacggcccacCTGCCTGAACTCAACTCATG TTTATCTGCTGACCTGCTTGATGGAAGCCTCAGTAGTGTCGGCTCTTCTTCGGGTTCTCCATCTAAGATGGAAGGAGTTTCACCCTCCTCAAGCAACTCCCCCTTCACCCCGCTTCAGGACCTTTCACCCAAGTGA
- the hprt1 gene encoding hypoxanthine-guanine phosphoribosyltransferase has protein sequence MASRSSCVVISDEEQGYDLDLFCIPKHYASDLERVYIPHGLIMDRTERLAREIMKDMGEHHIVALCVLKGGYKFFADLLDYIKALNRNSDRSIPMTVDFIRLKSYQNDQSTGEIKVIGGDDLSTLTGKNVLIVEDIIDTGKTMQTLLELLKQYNPKMVKVASLLVKRTPRSVGYRPDFVGFEVPDKFVVGYALDYNEYFRDLNHICVISETGKEKYKA, from the exons ATGGCGTCCAGAAGCTCCTGTGTGGTG ATCAGCGATGAGGAGCAGGGTTATGATCTTGACCTCTTCTGCATTCCAAAGCACTATGCTTCTGACCTGGAACGTGTCTATATACCTCATGGATTAATAATGGACAG GACTGAGCGACTGGCCAGAGAAATCATGAAGGATATGGGGGAACACCACATAGTTGCGCTCTGTGTGCTCAAAGGTGGCTACAAGTTCTTCGCAGACCTGCTGGACTACATAAAAGCACTGAACCGCAACAGCGATCGCTCCATTCCAATGACTGTAGACTTTATTCGCCTCAAAAGCtaccaa aaTGACCAGTCTACAGGTGAGATCAAGGTGATTGGTGGAGATGATCTATCCACACTCACAGGGAAG AACGTCTTGATTGTGGAG gATATCATTGATACTGGGAAGACAATGCAGACATTGTTAGAACTTCTCAAGCAGTACAACCCAAAAATGGTCAAGGTGGCCAG TTTACTTGTGAAGAGGACACCAAGGAGTGTTGGCTACAGACCTGATT TTGTAGGATTCGAGGTCCCTGACAAATTTGTGGTGGGATATGCGCTAGATTACAATGAGTACTTTAGGGATTTAAAT CATATCTGTGTCATCAGTGAAACAGGAAAAGAGAAGTACAAAGCTTGA
- the phf6 gene encoding PHD finger protein 6 isoform X2, translating to MSGQRKGASARLRKCAFCRTNREKECGQLLVSDNQKVAAHHKCMLFSSALVTSHSDSENIGGFSVEDVKKEIKRGNKLMCSSCHRPGATIGCDVKTCRRTYHYYCALWDKAQIKENPSQGIYLVYCRKHRDASQDASDEDQGVAVNDSDSSPPRSRGRGRFEKSRIRGVPRGQSEDARSTSSQGADEMESSSNRDRSPLRGSPSESGLRCGFCHAGDEENQTRGVLHCDNAKKVAAHYKCMKCTLCGQLGATIGCEIKACVKTYHYHCGLQDKAKYIENMARGIYKLYCKNHSGNEERDEEDEERESRSRERAANNRGGSPPSSQVNGN from the exons ATGTCGGGGCAAAGGAAAGGAGCATCGGCTCGTCTGCGAAAATGTGCCTTCTGTAGAACGAATCGAGAGAAAGAGTGCGGTCAGCTCCTGGTATCAGACAACCAGAAGGTGGCGGCTCACCACAAATGCATG cttTTCTCATCTGCCCTAGTCACATCTCACTCAGACAGTGAAAACATTGGGGGATTTTCTGTTGAGGATGTAAAAAAAGAGATCAAAAGAGGAAATAAATTG ATGTGCTCATCCTGCCACCGGCCAGGGGCTACCATAGGTTGTGATGTTAAAACATGCCGGAGGACATATCATTACTACTGTGCCCTGTGGGACAAAGCCCAGATCAAGGAAAACCCCTCACAAGGCATCTACCT TGTTTACTGTCGTAAACATCGTGACGCCTCCCAAGATGCCAGTGATG AGGATCAAGGAGTCGCAGTCAACGATTCAGATTCATCCCCACCCCGGAGCAGAGGACGTGGCAGATTTGAAAAGAGCCGAATCAGAGGTGTACCTCGTGGCCAGTCAGAAGATGCTCGTTCAACTTCTTCACAAGGCGCAGATGAAATGGAGAGCTCTTCAAAT CGGGACCGGTCCCCTTTGAGGGGCAGCCCCAGTGAGTCGGGTCTACGCTGTGGATTCTGCCACGCTGGTGACGAGGAGAATCAGACTCGCGGTGTTCTCCATTGTGATAATGCCAAAAAGGTTGCTGCCCACTATAAATGCATG AAATGCACCCTGTGTGGTCAGCTCGGGGCTACCATTGGATGCGAGATAAAAGCATGTGTGAAAACCTACCACTACCACTGCGGCCTGCAAGACAAGGCCAAATACATAGAGAACATGGCCAGGGGCATTTACAa ATTGTACTGTAAGAATCACAGTGGAAATGAGGAGCGTGATGAAGAGGACGAGGAGAGGGAGAGTCGCAGTAGAGAGAGGGCTGCCAATAACAGGGGGGGAAGTCCTCCTTCATCTCAAGTGAATGGCAACTAG
- the phf6 gene encoding PHD finger protein 6 isoform X1: protein MSGQRKGASARLRKCAFCRTNREKECGQLLVSDNQKVAAHHKCMLFSSALVTSHSDSENIGGFSVEDVKKEIKRGNKLMCSSCHRPGATIGCDVKTCRRTYHYYCALWDKAQIKENPSQGIYLVYCRKHRDASQDASDEDQGVAVNDSDSSPPRSRGRGRFEKSRIRGVPRGQSEDARSTSSQGADEMESSSNRDRSPLRGSPSESGLRCGFCHAGDEENQTRGVLHCDNAKKVAAHYKCMLFSSGTVQLTTTSRAEFGNFDIKTVIQEIKRGKRMKCTLCGQLGATIGCEIKACVKTYHYHCGLQDKAKYIENMARGIYKLYCKNHSGNEERDEEDEERESRSRERAANNRGGSPPSSQVNGN from the exons ATGTCGGGGCAAAGGAAAGGAGCATCGGCTCGTCTGCGAAAATGTGCCTTCTGTAGAACGAATCGAGAGAAAGAGTGCGGTCAGCTCCTGGTATCAGACAACCAGAAGGTGGCGGCTCACCACAAATGCATG cttTTCTCATCTGCCCTAGTCACATCTCACTCAGACAGTGAAAACATTGGGGGATTTTCTGTTGAGGATGTAAAAAAAGAGATCAAAAGAGGAAATAAATTG ATGTGCTCATCCTGCCACCGGCCAGGGGCTACCATAGGTTGTGATGTTAAAACATGCCGGAGGACATATCATTACTACTGTGCCCTGTGGGACAAAGCCCAGATCAAGGAAAACCCCTCACAAGGCATCTACCT TGTTTACTGTCGTAAACATCGTGACGCCTCCCAAGATGCCAGTGATG AGGATCAAGGAGTCGCAGTCAACGATTCAGATTCATCCCCACCCCGGAGCAGAGGACGTGGCAGATTTGAAAAGAGCCGAATCAGAGGTGTACCTCGTGGCCAGTCAGAAGATGCTCGTTCAACTTCTTCACAAGGCGCAGATGAAATGGAGAGCTCTTCAAAT CGGGACCGGTCCCCTTTGAGGGGCAGCCCCAGTGAGTCGGGTCTACGCTGTGGATTCTGCCACGCTGGTGACGAGGAGAATCAGACTCGCGGTGTTCTCCATTGTGATAATGCCAAAAAGGTTGCTGCCCACTATAAATGCATG CTTTTCTCTTCAGGGACTGTCCAACTCACTACCACATCACGTGCAGAATTTGGTAACTTTGACATTAAAACAGTCATTCAGGAAataaagagaggaaaaagaatg AAATGCACCCTGTGTGGTCAGCTCGGGGCTACCATTGGATGCGAGATAAAAGCATGTGTGAAAACCTACCACTACCACTGCGGCCTGCAAGACAAGGCCAAATACATAGAGAACATGGCCAGGGGCATTTACAa ATTGTACTGTAAGAATCACAGTGGAAATGAGGAGCGTGATGAAGAGGACGAGGAGAGGGAGAGTCGCAGTAGAGAGAGGGCTGCCAATAACAGGGGGGGAAGTCCTCCTTCATCTCAAGTGAATGGCAACTAG